The nucleotide window ATGAGATTCTTCCAGTTTCTACGCTGATTAATGAGTTGATCGTTCTTTTTCGAGTTCCTTCCAGTTGCCAGTCTTTGCCACGATTCTGAAACTCTATGGTTTGAGCGGCGCTTCCACACCTGAATATTGTAGCACCATATCAGGCAGTCGCTGTCCTCGAATCTGGATTAATGAAAGCACAGCATTGAAATCCCTAAACTCTTGCGAAGTAAACTCCACGGCGTCGGCACCAATGTTCTCCAACATGTGCGCCATTTGCGTGGTACCGGGGATCGGAACAATCCACGGTTTCTGTGCCAGCAACCAAGCCAGTGCAATTTGCGCGGGAGCTGCTTGTTTCTGAACTGCCCACTTCTTTTGCAGATCTACCAGTAGCAGATTGTATGGCATGTTTTCCTGCGAAAACCGCTCTTCAATGCCGCGAATGTCACCCTGTGCAAATCTTGTTTTGGCATCAATGGCACCGGTTAGAAACCCCACTCCAAGCGGGCTCCAAGGTACAAAACCGATTCCGAGTTCCTGACAGAGCGGGATCACTTCCGTTTCCGGTCCCCGCCACAACAGCGAGTATTCACTCTGAACTGCTGTCACTGGTAATTCGGCATGCGCGCGTCGCAGCGTTTTGAGACCCATTTCGCTGAGTCCCCAATGAAGGACTTTGCCCTGTGCCACCAAGTCTTTGACCGTTCCAGCAACGTCTTCAATGGGAACGCTGGGATCGACACGATGTTGGTACAAGAGATCGATGCGATCGGTACGAAGTCGTTTCAACATCCCTTCGACAGC belongs to bacterium and includes:
- a CDS encoding aldo/keto reductase; the encoded protein is MEQSESFGRRDFMVKSALAGAGIAVARLGLASTTDQTKSTVLDASRSMTPSKVTKRRKLGKLEVSSVGLGVQNMSRTYQTIIPTRSEMINIIRNAFDHGVTFFDAAEAYGPHEVERILGEGIAPFRDKVVITSKFGWNIDLESGERKPGLNSQPEHIRKAVEGMLKRLRTDRIDLLYQHRVDPSVPIEDVAGTVKDLVAQGKVLHWGLSEMGLKTLRRAHAELPVTAVQSEYSLLWRGPETEVIPLCQELGIGFVPWSPLGVGFLTGAIDAKTRFAQGDIRGIEERFSQENMPYNLLLVDLQKKWAVQKQAAPAQIALAWLLAQKPWIVPIPGTTQMAHMLENIGADAVEFTSQEFRDFNAVLSLIQIRGQRLPDMVLQYSGVEAPLKP